The genome window tttattaatatatgtttaCCATTACTCTTACATTGGTATATGTTTACCATTATATAAAAAGATAagcttagcaatatatagaaaatataaataaaaatatttttaataattttttaatcaccgCAGTTTGCTGCACCCACACCCTACTTTAAAAATTTGCCAACTCCTACACCTGAATTTGAATCCACACCCATGCTTAATAGGGGATATCACCGAATTCAACAAAGATCTATTAAATTCTACGGGATCTCTATCAAATATGGTGAAATATTTGCCGGACCACATGCTAAAACTTGTCACTACAAAATGCATGTGCAACATAATGTGTGTCATTGGTCATTTATTAGGGGTCTGTTTAGATATTGCatattgctgaaaactaaaaactgaaaacactatagcaaaataaattttaaatatatgaatagtgctgtaagacccaattttaaagtaaaatttgcTAAAATCCGTACTTGCAAGTCTCATGAATAGTGCACGagacccataaaaaaaaagcaGGCGCgttgggtttttcttttcagtGCTATCCAAACCCAGCCTAGTTCACCCAAGCAGGCCATGTTGTTCATCTCTTTTCCGCAGCTTGTCATTCAATTAAACCAAAACTGGGTTTTCTCTATTATCTTTCTCGGGGAGGCTTAGTTTAGCCCATTTGGTTCGCAGTGTAATTAAAAAGAGGGCAACAGCTTGGCTGGAGAGGCCACAGATCAAGCCAATCCACAAACCCTGTATAACATAATGCACACAAAGGaaacattacaaaaattttgtagttgattgtttctcaaatttgtgaataagaaaaataaaattttgtacgTCTATGCAGACATGTTTAACTGATGTGTAGATACTTTGTTCATAGTATCATGATTTAAGCTCACCTTAGCTTGCAGATTCGTCTTAAATCCAAGGCCGCATGCAATTGGTAAACCAATGATATAGAAGGTCGCCAAGTTAACATAAACAGCCAAGTGCTGCCAACCATATCCTCTGGCCACCCCTGCAGTGTCAAAACCATTAGCCTTGAAACTGAAAATGTAAATTTGTAATGATGAGGTAGAGAGAGCGTATTGTAGAAAATTGTATGATTCAGACCTGAAATGACAGCTTGCACTGAATCAATGAATATTGAAATTGCAAGCAGAGGAGTCATTGAAGCAAATTCCTTAATGATTTCAGAGCTATCACTGAAGAAACTAGCCCATATATTGTGACCAAATGCAATAGCCAAAACAAGTGTGACCCCAACAAGGAGGGAGAGCTTTAGACTCACACCTATGGCATTCTTTGCCCAGTTGGGATGGCCTGCTCCCAACTCATTTGACACTCTTGTGCTGTCACAATaagttaaattttttcaatatttggaACATACCAGAGAAAAGACAAAGTTTTCctctaaactagtttgaagAATCTCTTCCAACAAATTATTTGGCTTTTAGAGACCATCCACATATACTTAATCACAGGCCTTGTTAAGTCTTCTTAACAAGTCAcattactattaaaaaattcatgtgaTTAAAAGTACATGTTGATGGTTATTTCAATCATGGCATAAATAGTGGGTTGGaggaattttccttttttaagttttatcaaCGGAAAAGGAAATGCAGAGCTTAAAAAGAATGAGACAACTTAAAACGAAGGTATTATACAAACTAACCTTGCAGCAGCACTGAGACCATATGAGAGCATGAAAGCGATAGCTTCTGTATTCACGCTGAAGttttaatccaaaaaagaattattaaagcAAAAATATCAAGTCTATGATTGATACAGCTAGGGAAAATGACCGTGAAGCTTACCACATAGCAATCAATGAAGTGGTTGTTTCTGAGTTTTGCAACAATCCCGCTAAGAGAACCAAAATCTCGAAAGCCCAGTACTCCAAACtgacaaaattttctaattagaGGACTTTTGAAAGTTATAAGGTCATGACTGTGCTTATGATACCATGTCTTAGGGCTCAACTTATGTACTGGGGTAATTTTGGTCATAATGCTAATTTCAGTATGGACCGAGTTCTTTTAGCCTGTTTAATTTGAGATCAGTTTGGAATTTCATTTGGCCATGGTATATAACTAATGTAAAGAAAAATTTCTGAAATTCAGAACACTTCATCAATCATTGGTGAGTGTTTAGTTCGTATTTTCTATCTTAACAAGACTGCCTCATATTTTGTCATTCTAAAATATATTCTCATATCAAAATAAGCtatgtcacaattttttttattttttattttttattttttttttataaaaattataattactaAAGAAAAAGCATAATCATTAAGAATAGCGGACACAATAGAATTAAAAGCACACTTACCATACCATTGCTGCAGAGAGAAGGGCTAGTTTCAAGCTTGGAAGAATGTATTGGAATGATTCCAATGAAAATCCCCCCCATGTATGCTCAAATTTCTTTGTACAAGTCACATACATGGCCAACATAAGGACTGATAGCCATAATGAAACTGAAGCTGCCAATGGAGCTCCCACAAAACTGAGAGATGTCC of Quercus lobata isolate SW786 chromosome 8, ValleyOak3.0 Primary Assembly, whole genome shotgun sequence contains these proteins:
- the LOC115957315 gene encoding protein DETOXIFICATION 19-like, producing the protein MSPNTSSESATPLFESSDHHHNEEEEEEEETNRGCCKNVLDVVEAKTQLLFSLPMILTNVFCYLITLISVMFAGHLGELELAGATLANSWAVVTGLAVMIGLSGSLETLCGQGFGAKVYRLLGIYLQASCIISFLFSIIIAIIWFYTEPILILLHQETEIAKTAAHYIRFLIPGLFAYGFLQNILRFLQTQSILWPLAIFTGLPLVIHSGIAYALVHWTSLSFVGAPLAASVSLWLSVLMLAMYVTCTKKFEHTWGGFSLESFQYILPSLKLALLSAAMVCLEYWAFEILVLLAGLLQNSETTTSLIAMCVNTEAIAFMLSYGLSAAASTRVSNELGAGHPNWAKNAIGVSLKLSLLVGVTLVLAIAFGHNIWASFFSDSSEIIKEFASMTPLLAISIFIDSVQAVISGVARGYGWQHLAVYVNLATFYIIGLPIACGLGFKTNLQAKGLWIGLICGLSSQAVALFLITLRTKWAKLSLPEKDNRENPVLV